The genomic window TCAGACAATCATTTCATTCGTTTTCAAAAAATGTTGGAGGCGGAGCTGGTGGTTCAACTGTGGGAGTTTGACAGTCGGGCCCATCGTTTTGTACGCTATTTACTCGTTGAGAAACCGGAGTAAAAATTAATTCAACTGAATGCTCTTCGTGTAATCGTTGTAGAGGGGAATCGAACCAGTCCCCGAATTCTTCTGTAGTCAAAATCAACGGCATTCGATCATGTAGAGGAATCATTTGCTGATTGGCATTCGTAGTGATGATGGAAAACTGGGAGTAAGGGGTATCGTTCCAATAGATCCCCGCTAACCAAAGTAGTGACTTATCTTTTCTTTGGATATGATAGGGATACCGAGCTTTGCCTACTTTCTTCCACTCATAGAATCCACTTGCTGGAATTATGCACGGTTTTCGCAGTAATTGTTTACTGTAGATATCGCTATTTAAGAGTGTATCGGAACGTGTATTTGCTGTAATTCCTTTAGCAGAGGGTCTTCCCCATGTTGCTGGCGAGAGATGCAGAACTGCCCCCTGCCGAACGATAAGTGGATGTTTTGAAGTAATCGCGATGTTGTAGCGCGGCTTCCATCCCTCATCTCCCCACTCGTCGACAACCGCTCCAGCAGTTTTCGCGATAGTATCGGCATCGGGTGCAATCAGTGCGATTCTGAAACACATATTGATATTCCAAGGTAATGG from bacterium includes these protein-coding regions:
- a CDS encoding SOS response-associated peptidase, which codes for MCFRIALIAPDADTIAKTAGAVVDEWGDEGWKPRYNIAITSKHPLIVRQGAVLHLSPATWGRPSAKGITANTRSDTLLNSDIYSKQLLRKPCIIPASGFYEWKKVGKARYPYHIQRKDKSLLWLAGIYWNDTPYSQFSIITTNANQQMIPLHDRMPLILTTEEFGDWFDSPLQRLHEEHSVELIFTPVSQRVNSVQNDGPDCQTPTVEPPAPPPTFFENE